The [Eubacterium] eligens ATCC 27750 genome segment CTTCCAGTTCCTATATTAACTGACTTAACACGCTCAATTTCTTCATCTATAAGCTGAATCTTGCGGGTAAGACGGTTCATTCTTTCTTCGCTTATAAGTCCGACTCTGTAACCATATTTAGTAAGTCTTATATCTGCATTATCCTGTCTTAATATAAGTCTGTACTCTGCACGGCTTGTCATCATTCTGTAAGGCTCTGCTGTCTCCTTAGTTACAAGGTCATCTATAAGAACACCTATATAACTTTCTGAACGGTCAAGTATAAGTGGTTCTTCCTTCTTAACGAAAAGTGCCGCATTGATACCAGCAATAATTCCCTGTGCAGCGGCTTCCTCATATCCTGAGCTTCCGTTAAACTGTCCACCAGCAAATAATCCTTCAATCTTCTTGAATTCAAGAGAAGACTTTAACTGAACAGCGTTAATACAGTCATACTCAATAGCATAAGCATTTCTTACGATTCGGACATTTTCAAGACCAGGAACTGTTCTATACATTGCATACTGCACATCCTCAGGCATTGAGCTGCTCATTCCACCAAGATACATTTCATTAGTATACAAGCCCTCTGGCTCAATGAATACCTGATGCCTGTCTTTGTCTGCAAATCTTACAACCTTATCCTCAATTGATGGACAATATCTTGGGCCTGTTCCGTGGATATCTCCTGAATAAAGAGGTGAACGGTCAAGATTATCCATAATAATCTTGTGTGTCTCTTCATTAGTATATGTAAGCCAGCAGCTTACCTGATCTTTCTGTATGCTCTCAGGGTCTGTTTCAAATGAAAATGGCACAACTCTCTTATCACCGAACTGCTCTGTCATCTTAGAAAAATCCACTGACCTTTTATCAACTCTGGCAGGTGTACCCGTCTTGAATCTTCTCACTTCAATTCCATTATCAATAAGTGACTGTGTAAGATGATTGGCAGCCTGTAATCCATTAGGACCTGTATGATAGCTTACATCACCATATATACATCTTGCCTTAAGATATACTCCTGTACATAAAACAACTGCCTTAGCTATGTATTCCGCACCAGAAACAGTCTTTACACCGCCAATTTTTCC includes the following:
- the mnmG gene encoding tRNA uridine-5-carboxymethylaminomethyl(34) synthesis enzyme MnmG, which gives rise to MPNIREEYDVVVVGAGHAGCEAALAAARMGLETIIFTVSVESIAMMPCNPNIGGSSKGHLVREIDALGGEMGKNIDATFIQSKMLNASKGPAVHSLRAQADKSDYSRRMRNVLENTEHLHIRQAEVSEIIVNDGKIGGVKTVSGAEYIAKAVVLCTGVYLKARCIYGDVSYHTGPNGLQAANHLTQSLIDNGIEVRRFKTGTPARVDKRSVDFSKMTEQFGDKRVVPFSFETDPESIQKDQVSCWLTYTNEETHKIIMDNLDRSPLYSGDIHGTGPRYCPSIEDKVVRFADKDRHQVFIEPEGLYTNEMYLGGMSSSMPEDVQYAMYRTVPGLENVRIVRNAYAIEYDCINAVQLKSSLEFKKIEGLFAGGQFNGSSGYEEAAAQGIIAGINAALFVKKEEPLILDRSESYIGVLIDDLVTKETAEPYRMMTSRAEYRLILRQDNADIRLTKYGYRVGLISEERMNRLTRKIQLIDEEIERVKSVNIGTGSEVQKVLTDNGSTELTTGATLAELIRRPELSYDVLAPIDKHRPELPWDVCEQVNINLKYEGYIDRQLRQVEHFKKLENKLIPDSLDYLGISGLRKEAMQKLDKFRPRSIGQASRISGVSPADISVLLVYLESLRRKY